A genomic window from Caballeronia sp. SBC1 includes:
- a CDS encoding tannase/feruloyl esterase family alpha/beta hydrolase, with protein MPQATTLLLRALLMFTAVFACSTHASAAPYVVKHCDELEGQSVPASVIGLPTRGATILSASVVAAAAPKNRNGEYCRLVGVIKAQLDTTPDIRFEVNLPARWNGRALQMGGGGYNGVIVSGTEPMAFAPYASPLSSGYATFGSDSGHVGNSGRADFAMNDEAVINFGYGHLKKTHDVALALIMMGYGRKPEQTYFAGGSTGGREALTAIERYPDDYDGVIANAPAINFSGVRLMGVKVGQAAYGTPGGAVGPAQQKRVVETVLHECDGLDGVVDGIVSNVEACREHEPQIIAQLRCANGQRPSLRDSCLSEAQLATLEVLRDGFTLPYELAYGVTKYYGYNVFQGVDFSSGLGLGNSPVLTQPLRFDADGYLFTQADSYMKYFVTHDLRFNTLGFDVDHPGIYKSRLIDLSATVGAMNPDISEFIAHGGKLITMHGLADEVISPNQTIAFYHTLVEKYGQSIVDSFMRLYMVPGFQHGNGVFIPAWDELGALDRWVTANIAPETLVGTDIASATNGRTRPLCRYPGFPQYLGHGNVNNASSFRCENP; from the coding sequence AGCATTGCGATGAACTGGAAGGCCAGTCGGTGCCGGCATCGGTGATCGGCTTGCCTACTCGGGGCGCAACCATCCTGAGCGCGTCGGTCGTAGCCGCCGCCGCGCCGAAAAACCGCAATGGCGAGTACTGCCGGCTCGTCGGCGTAATCAAGGCGCAACTGGACACTACGCCCGACATCCGCTTCGAGGTCAATTTGCCGGCGCGCTGGAACGGCCGTGCATTGCAGATGGGCGGGGGCGGCTACAACGGCGTGATCGTAAGCGGCACCGAGCCTATGGCTTTCGCGCCCTACGCCTCGCCGCTGTCCAGCGGCTACGCGACCTTCGGCTCGGATTCCGGTCACGTAGGCAATTCTGGGCGCGCCGATTTCGCAATGAACGACGAAGCGGTGATCAACTTCGGCTACGGTCATCTCAAGAAAACTCATGACGTAGCGCTTGCGCTGATCATGATGGGCTATGGGCGCAAGCCCGAGCAGACCTACTTCGCCGGCGGCTCGACTGGCGGGCGCGAAGCGCTCACGGCGATCGAACGATATCCCGACGACTACGACGGCGTGATCGCCAACGCACCGGCCATCAACTTTTCGGGCGTGCGGCTGATGGGCGTGAAAGTAGGGCAGGCGGCTTATGGAACGCCAGGTGGTGCCGTCGGGCCGGCCCAGCAAAAACGCGTGGTCGAGACCGTGCTCCACGAATGCGACGGGCTGGATGGCGTGGTCGACGGCATTGTCTCGAATGTGGAAGCGTGCCGCGAACACGAACCGCAGATCATCGCGCAACTGCGATGCGCGAACGGGCAACGGCCTTCGTTGCGGGACAGTTGCTTGTCCGAGGCGCAACTTGCCACGCTGGAGGTTCTTCGCGATGGTTTTACGCTGCCGTATGAACTTGCCTACGGGGTCACGAAGTACTACGGCTACAACGTCTTCCAGGGCGTGGATTTTTCCAGCGGACTGGGACTCGGCAATTCACCGGTCCTCACGCAGCCCCTGCGCTTCGATGCCGACGGTTATCTGTTCACACAGGCCGACAGTTACATGAAGTACTTCGTCACGCATGACCTGCGCTTCAACACGCTTGGTTTCGATGTCGATCATCCGGGAATCTACAAATCCCGCCTGATCGATTTATCGGCGACGGTCGGGGCAATGAACCCTGACATATCGGAATTCATTGCGCATGGCGGCAAGCTGATTACCATGCACGGTCTCGCCGATGAAGTCATCAGCCCGAATCAGACCATCGCGTTTTATCACACGCTGGTTGAGAAGTACGGGCAGAGTATTGTCGATTCGTTCATGCGGCTTTACATGGTCCCAGGATTCCAGCACGGCAACGGGGTGTTCATTCCAGCCTGGGATGAACTGGGCGCGCTGGACCGGTGGGTCACGGCGAACATCGCGCCTGAGACGTTGGTGGGGACGGACATAGCCAGCGCGACCAACGGTCGGACCCGGCCGCTGTGCCGGTATCCCGGCTTCCCTCAGTATCTGGGTCACGGCAACGTCAACAATGCCTCAAGTTTTCGATGTGAGAACCCTTGA